Proteins from a genomic interval of Paenibacillus lentus:
- a CDS encoding glycosyltransferase family 2 protein yields MKTDLVIVTYNSVSYIQRCLEAIRTYTPPGYTIIVVDNGSTDGTLEYLQSFGNIELIENGQNKGYASAVNLGIKNGTSETIVIMNPDVFVTENWLPPLMDTLWKEEQTAIVAPKLINSSNQLVGVGTNWDWTSPYFLCPNEPGILEETRACLAINGACFLLKRHLLDKLGLLDEHYFHYFEETDYCFNAIHCGYNILFCPDSTIYHEYYPNPARDEAIKQYWVQSETHFNRKWSYQGNGIVAKNVQKEGG; encoded by the coding sequence GTGAAGACAGACCTCGTAATTGTGACCTATAATTCCGTCTCATATATTCAGCGATGCCTCGAGGCCATTAGAACATATACACCACCAGGCTATACCATTATCGTTGTCGATAATGGAAGCACTGACGGTACGCTCGAGTACCTCCAGAGCTTCGGCAATATTGAACTCATCGAGAATGGCCAAAATAAAGGCTACGCAAGCGCGGTCAACCTTGGAATCAAGAACGGCACCTCGGAAACAATCGTAATTATGAACCCCGACGTATTTGTAACGGAAAACTGGCTGCCGCCGTTAATGGACACACTTTGGAAAGAGGAACAGACAGCGATTGTCGCACCCAAATTGATTAATAGCAGTAATCAATTAGTCGGTGTAGGAACAAATTGGGATTGGACATCTCCTTATTTTTTATGTCCGAATGAGCCGGGGATCTTGGAGGAAACAAGAGCATGCCTGGCGATTAACGGTGCTTGTTTTTTATTGAAAAGGCATTTACTTGATAAGCTTGGCTTATTGGATGAACACTATTTTCATTATTTTGAGGAAACGGACTATTGCTTTAATGCGATTCATTGCGGTTACAATATCCTGTTCTGTCCAGACAGTACCATATATCATGAATACTACCCCAATCCCGCACGCGACGAGGCGATCAAACAATATTGGGTGCAAAGCGAAACCCATTTTAATCGAAAATGGAGCTATCAGGGTAACGGCATCGTGGCTAAAAACGTACAAAAAGAGGGCGGCTGA
- a CDS encoding serine hydrolase domain-containing protein has translation MKRQGRITLLIMLAISLLMPIGGVTAQSVREDGDSKESKLNLNQDYKVTTEAASKKAQLLVESYNTNSVQYALIDQGKIVISGAVSKDSGKGKDEVSASTLYSIGSTSKVFTAVAVMKLVEEGKVDLDTPVVNYIKDFKMKDSRYKQITPRMLLNHSSGLQGGALGNAFMFEDPDTYAHDQLLAQLAEQNLKSDPGAFSVYCNDGFTLAEILVERVSGLSFTDYIHNIITKPLDMKYTRTPQDKVEPSQAAPLYYPSYPGQLPNETVNLIGSGGIYSTAEDLAKFSQIFTGQVDTVISKKSAEAMQQEEYKRGMWPKEADTAISFGLGWDTVNMFPFSEYGIQALSKGGDTILYHASLVVLPEYNMAAAVLSSGGTSITDQVLANEILLSALQEKGIITELKPEKSHGIPVEKIMPKEVVAYAGIYGMTNGLIKADITEEGELTVSVLNIPNYPPEKFIYTAGGSFVKEDGSAKASFVREQNGRIYLWLREYTALPGLGQTALSQYTAEKLEAHSLPTEVQAAWKKREGKKYFAVNEKYSSVMYLVMMPVQTVVTLPEAPNYLLNRKMIDADKAVSELQIPVINGRDTMDYNFYNQNGLEYLDIGGKLYVREEAVKPIYKGTRSYLTIQENGHARWLSIPDALAGKTMKVQVPANGSFAVYNEHGVCVHFERVSGSNDVDLPRNGVIVFAGDQGAKFQIDLQSYTKNNQRR, from the coding sequence ATGAAAAGACAAGGTCGTATTACCCTATTAATTATGCTCGCGATTAGCTTGTTGATGCCGATTGGAGGCGTGACAGCGCAAAGCGTTCGGGAGGATGGAGATTCCAAGGAATCCAAACTGAATTTGAACCAGGACTATAAGGTTACTACGGAGGCTGCATCGAAGAAAGCGCAGCTATTGGTGGAGTCTTATAATACGAATAGCGTTCAGTATGCGCTGATCGATCAGGGGAAAATTGTGATTTCTGGAGCGGTAAGTAAAGATTCGGGGAAAGGGAAGGATGAGGTATCTGCGAGCACTCTGTACAGTATTGGATCTACAAGTAAAGTGTTTACTGCGGTTGCCGTCATGAAGCTGGTTGAAGAGGGCAAGGTAGACTTGGACACTCCTGTCGTCAACTATATCAAAGACTTTAAAATGAAAGACTCCCGCTATAAGCAGATCACACCGCGAATGCTGTTAAATCATTCCTCTGGACTTCAAGGAGGTGCGCTTGGCAACGCGTTCATGTTCGAGGATCCTGACACGTACGCGCATGATCAGTTACTGGCGCAGCTTGCTGAGCAAAACTTGAAATCCGATCCGGGTGCATTCTCGGTGTATTGTAATGACGGATTTACGTTAGCTGAAATTTTAGTGGAGCGCGTTAGTGGACTTAGCTTCACGGACTATATCCATAACATCATTACGAAGCCTCTAGACATGAAGTATACGAGAACACCACAGGATAAAGTGGAGCCAAGTCAGGCTGCTCCGTTATACTACCCGTCGTATCCGGGGCAGCTGCCAAATGAAACCGTCAATCTCATCGGTTCGGGTGGCATCTATTCTACCGCGGAGGATTTGGCCAAATTTTCGCAAATTTTTACAGGACAGGTCGATACGGTGATCAGTAAGAAGTCGGCAGAAGCGATGCAGCAGGAAGAGTACAAAAGGGGAATGTGGCCGAAGGAAGCTGATACAGCGATCAGCTTCGGACTCGGCTGGGATACAGTGAACATGTTCCCGTTCAGCGAATATGGCATTCAGGCGCTGTCCAAGGGTGGAGACACGATTCTATATCATGCATCGCTCGTGGTGCTTCCTGAATATAATATGGCCGCTGCTGTGCTTTCATCCGGCGGAACTAGTATCACAGATCAAGTGCTGGCGAATGAGATACTTCTTAGCGCGCTACAAGAGAAAGGCATCATTACTGAATTGAAGCCTGAGAAATCTCACGGCATTCCGGTCGAGAAGATCATGCCGAAGGAAGTGGTAGCGTACGCCGGGATTTACGGAATGACCAATGGCCTAATCAAAGCGGATATAACCGAAGAGGGAGAATTGACGGTATCTGTTCTTAATATTCCGAATTATCCGCCCGAGAAGTTCATTTATACAGCGGGGGGCTCCTTTGTGAAGGAGGATGGCAGTGCCAAAGCAAGTTTTGTCCGTGAACAGAACGGCCGAATATATTTATGGCTTAGGGAATATACCGCGCTCCCAGGATTAGGGCAGACAGCTTTATCGCAGTATACCGCCGAGAAGCTTGAGGCTCATTCTTTACCGACCGAGGTACAAGCAGCTTGGAAGAAGAGAGAAGGTAAGAAATACTTCGCGGTCAATGAGAAGTATTCTTCCGTGATGTATCTGGTTATGATGCCTGTCCAGACGGTGGTGACGCTGCCAGAAGCGCCGAATTATTTGCTGAACCGCAAAATGATCGATGCAGACAAGGCGGTCAGCGAGCTTCAGATTCCGGTGATTAACGGAAGGGATACGATGGATTATAATTTCTATAACCAAAATGGATTGGAATATTTGGATATCGGCGGAAAATTGTACGTCCGAGAGGAAGCTGTCAAACCGATCTATAAAGGAACAAGATCTTATTTGACGATTCAAGAGAATGGCCACGCTAGATGGCTTTCAATCCCCGATGCATTGGCAGGCAAAACAATGAAGGTGCAAGTACCAGCCAATGGCTCGTTTGCCGTCTATAATGAGCATGGGGTATGCGTGCATTTTGAACGAGTCAGCGGCAGCAATGACGTAGATCTGCCGAGAAACGGTGTAATTGTGTTTGCCGGCGATCAAGGGGCAAAATTCCAAATCGATTTGCAATCATATACAAAGAATAACCAAAGACGATGA
- a CDS encoding ABC transporter ATP-binding protein, with translation MIRRFFAYYRPYKGLFLLDFGCALIAGLLELGFPLVVNRFVDDLLPNEEWNLIIWASLGLLVLYLLNTVLLYIVNYWGHMLGINIETDMRKKLFDHIQKLSFRFFDNTKTGHLMSRLTNDMMQIGEMAHHGPEDLFIAVMTLAGSFTLMLFINWKLAVLTFVVVPIIIWLVVYFNGKMTKAIHQLFTDVGDFNARVEDNVGGIRVVQAFANEEYEKERFAVNNGRFRMTKLFSYKLIAKNGAISYMMMRLVTLFVMVCGTWFVIRGQLSYGEFVGFLLLTNVFFRPIEKINAIIESYPQGFAGFKRYVELLDTEPDIADRPNAVEIGELQKEIRYEGVSFGYDSDSSVLSNINLTIRQGETVAFVGPSGAGKTTLCSLLPRFYEVQSGAITIDGVDIRDIKMQSLRHQIGIVQQDVYLFAGTIRENILYGKLNASEEEIWEAARRARLDEFIRSQPEGMETVIGERGVKLSGGQKQRLAIARMFLKNPPILILDEATSALDTETEQVIQQSLAELSQGRTTLVIAHRLATIKNADRIVVVNEEGIAEQGTHEELLAARGPYSRLHQAQFQSVVGVL, from the coding sequence ATGATCCGCCGTTTTTTCGCTTACTATCGGCCCTATAAGGGATTGTTCCTGCTTGATTTCGGCTGTGCCTTAATCGCTGGTTTGCTGGAATTAGGTTTCCCCTTAGTCGTAAACCGGTTTGTGGATGATCTGCTGCCCAATGAAGAATGGAATCTAATCATTTGGGCATCGCTGGGGTTATTGGTTTTATATTTGTTAAATACGGTATTACTATATATCGTCAATTACTGGGGACATATGCTCGGGATAAATATCGAGACGGATATGCGCAAGAAGCTGTTTGACCATATTCAGAAGTTGAGCTTCCGGTTCTTTGATAACACCAAGACAGGGCATCTCATGTCGAGGTTGACGAACGACATGATGCAGATCGGCGAAATGGCCCACCACGGACCCGAAGATCTGTTCATTGCGGTCATGACATTAGCTGGTTCTTTTACACTTATGCTATTCATTAACTGGAAGCTGGCGGTGTTAACCTTCGTTGTCGTGCCGATCATTATTTGGCTCGTGGTGTATTTTAATGGCAAAATGACTAAAGCGATTCACCAGCTGTTTACCGACGTAGGGGACTTTAATGCGCGAGTTGAGGATAATGTGGGCGGCATTCGTGTCGTTCAGGCATTTGCTAACGAGGAGTATGAGAAGGAAAGATTCGCTGTGAATAACGGACGGTTTCGGATGACGAAATTGTTCTCGTATAAGCTGATCGCCAAGAACGGAGCTATCAGTTATATGATGATGCGCCTGGTTACACTGTTTGTTATGGTGTGCGGTACATGGTTCGTGATTCGCGGTCAATTATCTTATGGCGAATTTGTCGGTTTTCTGCTGCTGACGAATGTCTTCTTCCGACCGATTGAGAAAATCAATGCAATCATCGAGAGCTATCCGCAGGGCTTTGCCGGCTTCAAGCGCTATGTTGAGTTGCTGGATACGGAGCCAGATATTGCGGACAGGCCGAATGCCGTGGAGATAGGTGAACTGCAGAAGGAGATTCGCTATGAGGGTGTGTCCTTCGGTTATGATAGTGATTCGTCTGTATTGAGCAATATTAACCTGACGATTCGTCAAGGCGAGACGGTGGCCTTTGTTGGCCCATCTGGTGCCGGCAAGACAACATTGTGCAGCCTTCTGCCGCGTTTCTATGAAGTTCAATCGGGCGCGATCACGATTGATGGCGTGGACATTCGAGACATCAAGATGCAGTCGCTGCGCCATCAGATTGGGATCGTCCAGCAGGACGTGTATTTATTTGCGGGAACTATTCGCGAAAATATACTATACGGTAAGCTGAATGCATCGGAAGAGGAGATTTGGGAGGCGGCGCGTCGGGCTCGTCTGGATGAATTTATTCGTTCCCAGCCTGAGGGCATGGAGACGGTCATCGGCGAACGCGGCGTGAAGCTGTCGGGCGGACAGAAGCAGCGCCTAGCGATCGCGCGAATGTTCCTCAAAAATCCGCCGATCCTCATTCTGGATGAAGCCACCTCGGCGCTGGATACGGAGACGGAGCAGGTTATTCAACAATCGCTAGCGGAATTGTCTCAAGGACGGACGACGCTTGTCATCGCTCACAGGCTGGCAACGATCAAAAATGCTGATCGCATCGTCGTCGTTAACGAGGAGGGTATTGCCGAGCAGGGAACGCATGAGGAGCTGCTCGCAGCTCGCGGCCCGTACAGCCGCTTGCACCAAGCGCAGTTTCAAAGCGTAGTCGGGGTTCTATAA